The window TTCACCTACTACGTCCCCGTGATGATCCCGATCCTCGGCACCGAGGTCGGCGTGGTGTACGTCTCAGCGCGCGCCGGGATCGCCCTCGCCATCACGGTCACGGGCGTGTTGTTGGGCGGCCTGTTCCTCTCCGAACGCAACGTCGACCGCGCGGCCCTCGCGGACGTCGAGGCCGGCGGACCCGAAGACGACGACCGCGGGTCTCGCGAGCGCGTCCGCGACGCCGCGACGAAATCGTGGGCGACGCTCCGGCGGATCGTGCCGCGGCTCGCGGTCGTGTACGTCGTCGTGATCGGATTGGTCACGAACTACGACGTCGACTCACTGACGAGGATCGCCGAGCCGATCACCGGGGTGCTCGGACTTCCCGGGGAGGCCGTCCCCGTCATCGCTGTCTACACGCTCGATACGACCGCCGGTGCCGTGACTATCGCCGGAGCAGAGCCGGGTACGTTCACGACCCGAACCGCGGTGGCAACGCTTCTCATCGGCGGAATCTTGTCTTTTGCCGTCTCCACGTTCCGGCGGTCGATCCCCTTCCAGTACGGGATCTGGGGTGCCGAGTTCGGCACGAAAGTGATCGCCGTCAACACCGCGTTGAAGCTCTGCTTTATCTCGCTCACCGTCGCGCTGCTCCTCGCGCCGGTGTGGTGAGGCGCGGTCGGGAACCCCAGGCACGGCGGCGCGGAAACAGGGCGGCACGACGGTGCAGTGCCCGCGAAAGCCTATCCCGAGTTCCGAAGCGGCTGTGTCTCGCCGTAGGTGAGCGTCCGCCAGACCCACTCGACGGGGCCGAACCGGTAGCGGCGCAGCCAGAGCACCGAGAGCGCGATCTGGACCGCCCACACACCGAGGACCAGCGCGTACTGTTCGACGCGAGTCACGGAGCCGAACAGCCCGAGCCCGTGTCCGTAGAAGACCGTGGTGGCGATCACGGTCTGTAAGAGATAGTTCGTGAACGCCGTCCGGCCGACCGCGGCGAGCGCGTTCGTCGCCAGACCGTCGGGCCGTCGCCGGACGTAGAGCGTGACGGCCCCGAGGTAGCCGCCGGCGAGGAGGAGGCTCCCGACGTAGTTGAACTGTCGCCAGTACAGCGCCGCGCCGGCGCTCCAGTCGTTGGCCTCGATGTAGGCGACGCCCGCGATGACGAGCGCGACGCCGACGCCGCCGCCAGCGACGAGCAGCCGGTAGAGTCGATTGGAGCGCTCGCCGGTCAACACGCCGTTCCGGTACAGGGCCATGCCGAGCAGCATGACGCCGCCGATCCGCCAGAAGCTCGACCCGATGAATCCCGTGGTCTGCCGCTGGAACGACGAGGAGACGCGGTGACCCATCTGTTCGAGCCAGCCGCTCCGGTACGTGACCACTTCCTGTCGGAGCGCCGCCTCGGGCGGCATCCACTGCCCGGCTATCGCCTCGCCGCCGACGGTGACGGCGGCGAACAGTTCCAAGGCGGGGACGAACGCGAGGAAAATACCGGCGAGGCCGGCGAGCTGTTTCGCGTCCCAGTCGCGCAGCGTGACGACGAACAGCCCGGTGAGCCCGTACGCGACGAGGATGTCGCCGTACCAGAGGAGGTACGCGTGCGCGAGTCCGATCGCGATGAGGATCGCGGTCCGGCGGTAGTGAAGCCGCACCGCGTCTTGACCTTTTTCGGATTTGCTCTCGACGAAAAGCAGGATCCCCGCGCCGAAAAGCGCCGAGAAGAGCGTGATGAACTTCGACTGGGCGAACACATGGCCGACGAACCACGCCCAGTAGTTCGCACCGGAGAAATCGCCGTAAACGGCCGAATCGGCGTAGATGTTCGGGTTGAGAAGCGTCTGTTCCGGCATCGCGAACACCCAGACGTTGATGAGGAAGATCCCGAGCAGGGCGAACCCTCTGAGCGCGTCGAGACTGACGATCCGTTCGGAGGGCGGCGTCGGGCCGGCGTCGCGCGTCACGAGTTAGCTCTGCGGAGGACCCACAGGACCGAATAGGTTCTGGTAGCGAGCGAGCGGAGCCATGATTGTATAGCGAACATCAACCAGACGTACCAGCCAAAGAGAGCCTAGGCCGAGATTTGAACTCGGGGTCTCGTCCTTACCAAGGACGCGCTTTACCGCTAAGCTACCCAGGCACTCAGGGTGCGTACACTCCGCTTTTCCGCCTTCTGCACTCGATTCTATAACACAGCCGTATAAGAATGTGATGAAAGCCACCGGGTGTGCCGTACCGTGACGTGCAAAACCCATCGTTCCTCAGTGAGTTGACTGGCCCTGTACCTTCGAGAGTGCCTCTTTGTCCTTGTATCTTGAATAAGGAATCAAATCAGGGTCGAGATAAACACAGTCGAAATTCCAGAGAGCTTCAGCTGAGAAGGTAGCCGTCTTTCCAGAATCACCTTCAGTGTCGCTTTTGTTAAATTGGTCTGCCTCGATTTTACCCATACGGACCTCCCAAATCCATGCTGTGTCCTTCCGTTCTCCGCACTGATAGTTTTTATCGCGATCAGCTAATACGTACCTGATAGCTATGTACATTCCCGGTTTGGGGAGGTGACCTTTCGGCATATACGTCTCCATCGCTACCTTGATTTCAATACCGGGAACATCGTCTGTTGCTCCGGTACTAATCAGGTCTGGAAAGTCACCAGCATTTACCTCATAAACACCATCCGACCCCGAAGCGACACCTGTAGCGAAGAACTCTCCGAGAACAGTTGATAGAGCAGAGTATTCGTCAAACTGTTCAGCAAGTGGATCGGCACCTCGACGGCGAAATGCGAAATCAATCGTGTCCAGGTTCTCGTAGGCTTCTTCTATTCCTCGTAAAACCGCTTTCCCATCGAACGGAACATTTTCGTAAATATCCGCGTCGTCAATCACATGCTCCTTTTGTGGCGTTCTGAACGAGTCTGGATTGACCAGTTCGGTAACGGTAACATTTAGCGCGTCTGCTATTCTAAGTGCGATAGAAAGACTCGGCTCTCGGTCTCCTCTTTCGATCTTTCCGAGAGTCGTTCGATGAATATCGGCTTCCTGAGCTACTTCTTCAAGCGGTCTTTTCTGTAGTTCACGGAGTTCCCTGATACGGTGTCCGAGTTCCTGCGTAAATTCATCGTCCATAACCTGTTCCGGGGACGGCGCAACGTTAAATATAATTAAGACAATTGTCTCACCAACGTATTGTCATTATTGCCACGGGATTTATGCTGTCTCCGATTGCAATAGAAAGACGTATCGGCAAAAGCCACCAAGGTTTAAATGCAAATGAGACAATTGTCTCATATAGTGTGATGGTAGGAATTATTGACCTCTTTTGTGGTACTGGTGGATTCTCGTACGGGTTTGAAACTCACCCTTCAGACGAGTATGAGGTTCTACTCGGATTGGATAAAAAAGGGGTAGCAATAGAAACCTTCCACCGGAATCACTCCGAAGCAGAGACAATCAAGGGGGATATTCGGGAATGGCCTCCAGAGAAAGCCTCAACAGCGGCCGGTATTGACCCCGAAAACGTTCAGATAATAGTCGGGGGGCCACCGTGCCAAGGGTTTTCGTCGATCCGGCCAGATCGTGGGGGAAAAGGAGAAGACCAGCGAAATGGTCTTTATACCGACTTCATTGAGTATGTCGAGTATTTCAAGCCGGACTTCTTCGTGATGGAAAACGTCGTTGGGCTGGCAACTCACAGAGATGGGGAAACCATCTCTCGAATCGTACAGAGTGCCGATGAGATTGGATATCGTGCTGATTGGCGGATTCTAAATGGGGCCAATTTCGGGCTTCCACAACGCCGTGAACGTCTGATTATGGTTGGGTCACGAAACGGGGAACAGATCGATTTCCCTGTTCCGACTCACCAGGCAAATGGCCGCACTATTGGCTACCACGACAAATCGAAGGTCATTACGGCTCAACCGACTTTGAGCGATTTCAAAAATAAGGAAACTCTCCCAGAAGCTCGGACAGTCATGGATGCCATTAGCGATCTGCCTAACATCCAAGCTGGCGAAGAAGCCACGACCTACACAAATCCGCCAGAAAACCAATATCAAGCCTCAATGAGAGACGGCTCTCAGAATCTGACTCTCCACAAGGCGACCAACCATGGAGATAAGATGATGACTATCATTCGGAACAGCGGCTCGAACAAACAGGAGACCATCACGAATCTAAAAGAGAACGAAGGAGTTGACAGTAGTGATGAGTATATTTCCAGCGGCTACAGCTCCAGCTATTCCCGGATTGACCCCGACCTTCCATCAGTAACTATGACGGTCAACTTCATCCATCCCGCTTCTAACAAATGTATCCATCCCCGACAAGACCGGGCGTTGACGCCCCGCGAAGGCGCACGGATACAGAGCTTCCCCGACGATTTTGAGTTTGCCGGGAGTCGGAGTGATATAGTCGAGCAGATTGGAAACGCGGTTCCGCCCCTACTTGGACGAGTTCTCGGAGAACACATAATTGGTATGTACGATTCTGCCTTTGAAGTGGACTATCGCTCCTGCGTGATTGGAAAAAGTCAGGACCGGAAAGTTCAGATATAGCGAATTAACTGACCAGAGTTGCTCACCTACTGACGACCGTGTATCCGAGTCTGAGTGTAGATACTTCATCCTCGTCACGCGCTTGTGGTGAAGTTGGTCCTTCGCGTGCTGCGGCCCGACGTTGGTCGCCCAATGAGTCGCCACTCTTGATACGGTCGCATTCCTCGGGCATCACCGAGTGGTAACCCTTGACCGACCCGTATGCGAGAGCGGCGCTGCATCGCTGTTTGAATGCCTCTCGATACAGGTAATCACGTACCTCGCCGTTCGCTTGGCTGAGGTCGAGATCGGGCTCCCACTCCCTGCCCGTCTGATACGTATTGTGATACGCCGGACGTAGACAGACGGAGAGACGTCACGGGCTCACCGATCCGTTGCGCTCACCGTACGGTCGGAGATGTCGGCGATCCGGTCCGCGGTCGCCTCGGGGAGCGCGCGTCGAGGCGGGGGGAACTCGCCGTCGTAGTCGGCGGCCAGCTCCCGAGCGTACGCCAGCAGCTCTTCGGGCGTCTCGCCGCCGACAGCGGTCGTTCCGGCGACGACGGCGAGTTCGAGGGCGTCGACCTCCAGATTGCGATCGAGCGCGGTCGCGGCCGCCAGGTCGGCCTCCTCGCGGTCCCTGAGCGTCTGGTCGCGGCCGAACGCGCGCACGACTTCCACGGCCGCACCCGCCGCGTCGGTACAGGCCAGAAGCGAGAACCCGCGCGAGACGAGCACGTCGGCAGTGAGGACGTCCATGTCTGCGTCGATGTCCGACGACCGTGTCGGTTCGGTCACCCACGGCTCCTCGTGCGCTACCGCGCGAGTGAGACGGAGTCCCTCGTAGATGAGTTGGACGCCGGCGGCGCGGTCGAGGACGTCGTCGAGGACGACGTCGGGATCAATCGCACGGGCGGTGATAAGCGCCAGCACCCCCGGCGTCACGGCGGCGTCGAGAATCCGATCTTCGAGGGCCTCACGCAGCTGATCAGGCTCGACGTCCGCGAGCGCTTCGCGGGCTGCGTCACGCGCTCGCGAGGCATCGTCCATCACCATATGGTAGTCGAGCGAGGGGCAAAGACCTTTGGAAACGGACGAGACGAGAGGTCATGATCCGCGTCCGAGACGACGACGATATCCGCACCGTAACGCTCGACCGTCCCGACAGCCGGAACGCGTTGCGGCCGGACGATCTCGACGATCTCCGCGCCGCCGTCGAAACAGCCGACACGCCGGTGACGTACCTCCGGGGAGCGGGACGCGCCTTCTGTGCCGGAGCCGACCTCGACGCCGTCGCCGGGTTGGACGATCCGAGCGAGTTCGCTCGTCGAGGCCAGCGGACGGCATCGACGCTCGCGGACGCCGACACCGTCGTCGTCTGCGGTATCGACGGAGCCGCTCGGGGCGGCGGCGTCGAGATGGCACTGGCGGCTGACGTCCGCGTTGCGACCCCGGACGCGACCTTCGGCGAACCGGGGGTCTCGTTCGGGCTGTTCGGTGCGTGGGGCGGGACCGTCCGGCTCCCGCGCGTGATGCGTGAGGGTGACGCGCTGGAGTTCGCTCTGTCCGGACGCGTCCTCGACGCCGAGGAGGCGCGTCAGGCCGGGCTTGTCTCCCGCGTCGTCGACGACCCTCGCGCGGTCGCCACCGAGATCGCCTCCGGCAAACCGGACGCGCTGCGAACGATCAAGCGTCGCATTCGGGATCGCCGGGGAGACGAGACACAAGAGCGCGCAGAGGCGGCGGCCTTCGCCGACCTCGTCGCCACGCACCGCGAGGAGATCGCCGCGAGCCGCGGAGACTGACCGGCGAATCGGGTGCGGGGACGTCGCTCAGTCAGCGGTGACCGCGCGCCGTCGGTCGAATGTGACAGGTTTAAGTAACACACCAGCCAATCGGTAAATGCGAAGCACGCACCGGTAGTGTAGTGGTATCACGCAACCTTGCCATGGTTGCAACCCGAGTTCAAATCTCGGCCGGTGCATTTCTCGAACGCAGTGAGAGAAATCACTGAGAGTTCGAACGTTATCAGTCGGGCACAGCGAACGCAGTGAGCGAGCACGTCTGATTCAGAGTTCAAATCTCAGCCGGTGTACTTCTAGGGTCGTACACCGACCGTACTCCCGTTCGAATTACTCACGGGAGTCTCGGCCGGTGCATTTCTCGAACGCAGTGGGGGAACTCACCGAGAGCGTGAACTCAGAAAGGCGCAGCGGCGAGCGAAGCGAGCCGGACGTCAGTTCTCGCCGTGTTCCGTCAGCGTTCGAGTTCGACCGTCAGATCGGTCGCGATCCACGCGTCGATGTTTCCCTGCTCTGTGAAGACGGTCCTCTCGGGAGACGAGCGGCTCGCCGCGACGACCGGTCGCTCGTCGGCCGGTCCGTCGCCACTGCGCCCGATCCGATCTCCAGTGCTCATTGACGGTCTGTCAGCGACCCCCGGGCATATAGGTTTCGGTCAGCCTAAAGTGGGAGAGCGGCGTTTCAAGACAGGGCGGTGTGTGTCGACACGCATTTTTTCCTTCGAAAGCAGCCATCCACCGGTGTGATCGGAGCATATTAGCCGCCGCTGACCCTTCAGTCGGACATGACTCAGTCGCTTTTTACGCCGTTTTCGCTGCGCGGGACCGAATTCCGGAATCGTGTGATGATGTCTCCGATGTGCCAATACTCCGCAGACGACGGGTTCGCGAACGACTGGCACCGGATTCACCTAGGGAGCCGCGCCGTCGGCGGGGCGGGCGTCGTGATGACCGAGGCCACCGCCGTCGAGGAGCGGGGCCGGATCACTCCGGGCTGCCTCGGGATCTGGTCCGACGAGCACGCCGAGGCGCTCGCGCCGACGGTCGAGTTCGTCCGATCGCAGGGAGCGACGCCGGGGATCCAGTTGGCACACGCCGGGCGAAAGGCGTCACACAGACCCCCTTCGGAGGGAGGAACGCCGATCCCGGCTGACGACGCGGACGGCTGGGAGACCGTCTCCTCGACCGACGATCCGTACCCGGACGGAGACGAGAGCGAATCGAACGAGCCGGCCGCGACGCGCCGCCTCTCGACCGACGAGATCCCCGACGTGGTCGACGCGTTCGCCGACGCGGCCGCGCGGTCGATCGACGCCGGCTTCGAGATCGCCGAGGTCCACGCCGCACACGGGTACCTCGTCCACCAGTTCCTCTCGCCGGTCACCAACGACCGCGACGACGAGTACGGCGGGAGCTTCGAGAACCGAACCCGACTGGTCCGGGAGGTCGTCTCGGCCGTCCGCGACGTCTGGCCCGACGACAAGCCAGTGTTCGTTCGGATCTCCGCGACGGACTGGCTCGACGAGCGCGACTCGTGGGACGTCGACGACTCGGTCCGGCTGGCACCCCTGCTCGCCGACGCGGGAGCGGACCTCATCGACGTCTCCGGCGGCGGGATCCACCCGGACCAAGAGCTGCCGAACACCGGTCCGGGTTACCAACTCCCCTACGCCGAGGCCATCCGCGAGGGGACAGACGTGCCGGTGGCCGCGGTCGGAGGGATAACCGAGCCGACCCACGCCGACGCCGTGGTGCGAAACGACCGAGCCGACCTCGTCGCGCTCGGTCGGGAGCTGCTCCGACACCCGTACTGGACGCTCGAAGCGGCCCACGAACTCGGCGCGGAAGTCGAGTGGCCGGTGCAGTACCGGCGGGGTCGCTTCGACTGATCCCGGCGGCCCTCAGCGTCAGGCGGGTCGCTCAGAAGGTGATGACCTCGTAGTCCTCGTCGACCAAGTCCCGAATGCTCGGGTGGCCGTCGTGGTCGTCGAGCATCGACACGCCGGCGTCGTCGACGGCGTCTTCGACGCCGAACGCGCCGGAACAGTAGTCACAGACGGACACCTCGTCTCGGAGCGACCGATAGAGGGCGTGGTAGTCGTGAGACTCGTCTTCCAGTTCCGGGATCCACGTCGTTCCCGCGCCGTCGAATAGCAGTTCGAGTTCGTCCTCGTCGTTCTCGGCGAACTCCGTCGCGGCCTGAAGCGCGTTCACGACGCGGCCGAGACTCTCGTGACCTTCCGTACCAGCCAAGACGACTATCGCTGCGTTTGCCATTACGACAGCCGGTAGCGGCCTCGCTCGTATAGTGGTCGTGCGGTCGTGCGCACAGAGCGCGGCCACGACGCAAGGTTATATACGCGTCCGACCGCGCTCCGCGCCCAGCCGGGGTTTTTGGTCATTCGCCGCCTACGAGCGGGTATGAGTGCCCGCGACCGCCGAGACGACGACATTGAAGACCGGCTTGACGAGCTTGCGGACGTGCTGTCCGACCTCCGTCGGGACCTCCGCGAGACCGAGCGCGACCGGCGCGGACCATCGGGAACGCCGCGTCCCCCCCGACTGTCAGAACTCGTGCGGTTCACCGAACAGTACACCATCCCGACGGTCATCGCCCTGCTGGAGACGACTATCACCTCTCTGGAACTGCTTCAGGGAACCCTGCGGCTGGCCGATCCGGAGCGAAGCGTCGCCGAGGGGGCCGCGTCGACCGGCGACCGCCTCGCGTCCGTACGCGACGGGGCGACCGCCGGACTCTCGCGGTCGCTCGCGGAGCTACGAACGGCGCTGTCGGAGGCGGATCTCCCCGAGGACGCAGCTTCGAAGTCGATCATCGCCGACGCCCGCGACCTCACCGCCGAGATCGAATCGCGGATCGACGAGAACCGACGCGCGGCCGACGCGAAGCGCGGTTCGTCGACCGGCAGGGACCGGCGCGAGGGCGACGCGAAGCGCGGTTCGTCGACCGGCAGGGACCGGCGCGAGGGCGACACCGAGAGCGACACCGGGAAGCCGGTCCAGATCGACGTGACCGACCCGGACGCCGAGAGCGAGGACGTGGACGACCGCGGCACGGCCGAAGAGGCGTCGACCGGCCCCGAAGTCGACGTGGAGTCCGAACTGGAGTCGATCAAACGACAGGTGGACGGCGAGGGTGCAGACGAATCGGGAGACGAGGGCGACGTTGAAGGCGGCCGCGCTTCCGAGACAGACGGGAATACCGGCGAGGACGAGAGCGGGACCGACTGATTCGGGCGCACCGCGAGACCGTCTTCGGAGCTTAAAACTCCGCGCCGAGCCGGCTCGCGACGCGCTCTGCGGAGTCGAGGAGGAGCGTCTCGTCGTCGGTGAACACCTCCAGCGCGACGGTGCCGTCGAACTCCGGGAGATGCGTCTCGACATGGCCGTAGTCGACCTCGCCCGCGCCGACCGGAAGGTGGGTGTCGCCGCGGCGGCGCACGTCGTGGCAGTGGAGGTGTGAGACGCGGTCGCCGTGGCGACGGAGGAATCGCTGGATCGCCTTGTTTCCGCCCTCCATGTAGGCGTGGCCGACATCGAAACAGATAGGAACGTCGGCGTCCTCGGCGATCTCCGCGAGCACGGACAGCTGGAGCCCCTCGTGTTGGTGCCCGACGTTCTCGACGACGACCTCGACGCCGGCGTCGC is drawn from Halorubrum sp. BV1 and contains these coding sequences:
- a CDS encoding DNA cytosine methyltransferase encodes the protein MVGIIDLFCGTGGFSYGFETHPSDEYEVLLGLDKKGVAIETFHRNHSEAETIKGDIREWPPEKASTAAGIDPENVQIIVGGPPCQGFSSIRPDRGGKGEDQRNGLYTDFIEYVEYFKPDFFVMENVVGLATHRDGETISRIVQSADEIGYRADWRILNGANFGLPQRRERLIMVGSRNGEQIDFPVPTHQANGRTIGYHDKSKVITAQPTLSDFKNKETLPEARTVMDAISDLPNIQAGEEATTYTNPPENQYQASMRDGSQNLTLHKATNHGDKMMTIIRNSGSNKQETITNLKENEGVDSSDEYISSGYSSSYSRIDPDLPSVTMTVNFIHPASNKCIHPRQDRALTPREGARIQSFPDDFEFAGSRSDIVEQIGNAVPPLLGRVLGEHIIGMYDSAFEVDYRSCVIGKSQDRKVQI
- a CDS encoding enoyl-CoA hydratase/isomerase family protein translates to MIRVRDDDDIRTVTLDRPDSRNALRPDDLDDLRAAVETADTPVTYLRGAGRAFCAGADLDAVAGLDDPSEFARRGQRTASTLADADTVVVCGIDGAARGGGVEMALAADVRVATPDATFGEPGVSFGLFGAWGGTVRLPRVMREGDALEFALSGRVLDAEEARQAGLVSRVVDDPRAVATEIASGKPDALRTIKRRIRDRRGDETQERAEAAAFADLVATHREEIAASRGD
- a CDS encoding NADH:flavin oxidoreductase/NADH oxidase, yielding MTQSLFTPFSLRGTEFRNRVMMSPMCQYSADDGFANDWHRIHLGSRAVGGAGVVMTEATAVEERGRITPGCLGIWSDEHAEALAPTVEFVRSQGATPGIQLAHAGRKASHRPPSEGGTPIPADDADGWETVSSTDDPYPDGDESESNEPAATRRLSTDEIPDVVDAFADAAARSIDAGFEIAEVHAAHGYLVHQFLSPVTNDRDDEYGGSFENRTRLVREVVSAVRDVWPDDKPVFVRISATDWLDERDSWDVDDSVRLAPLLADAGADLIDVSGGGIHPDQELPNTGPGYQLPYAEAIREGTDVPVAAVGGITEPTHADAVVRNDRADLVALGRELLRHPYWTLEAAHELGAEVEWPVQYRRGRFD
- a CDS encoding DsrE family protein, encoding MANAAIVVLAGTEGHESLGRVVNALQAATEFAENDEDELELLFDGAGTTWIPELEDESHDYHALYRSLRDEVSVCDYCSGAFGVEDAVDDAGVSMLDDHDGHPSIRDLVDEDYEVITF
- a CDS encoding helix-turn-helix domain-containing protein — protein: MDDEFTQELGHRIRELRELQKRPLEEVAQEADIHRTTLGKIERGDREPSLSIALRIADALNVTVTELVNPDSFRTPQKEHVIDDADIYENVPFDGKAVLRGIEEAYENLDTIDFAFRRRGADPLAEQFDEYSALSTVLGEFFATGVASGSDGVYEVNAGDFPDLISTGATDDVPGIEIKVAMETYMPKGHLPKPGMYIAIRYVLADRDKNYQCGERKDTAWIWEVRMGKIEADQFNKSDTEGDSGKTATFSAEALWNFDCVYLDPDLIPYSRYKDKEALSKVQGQSTH
- a CDS encoding DUF418 domain-containing protein gives rise to the protein MTRDAGPTPPSERIVSLDALRGFALLGIFLINVWVFAMPEQTLLNPNIYADSAVYGDFSGANYWAWFVGHVFAQSKFITLFSALFGAGILLFVESKSEKGQDAVRLHYRRTAILIAIGLAHAYLLWYGDILVAYGLTGLFVVTLRDWDAKQLAGLAGIFLAFVPALELFAAVTVGGEAIAGQWMPPEAALRQEVVTYRSGWLEQMGHRVSSSFQRQTTGFIGSSFWRIGGVMLLGMALYRNGVLTGERSNRLYRLLVAGGGVGVALVIAGVAYIEANDWSAGAALYWRQFNYVGSLLLAGGYLGAVTLYVRRRPDGLATNALAAVGRTAFTNYLLQTVIATTVFYGHGLGLFGSVTRVEQYALVLGVWAVQIALSVLWLRRYRFGPVEWVWRTLTYGETQPLRNSG
- a CDS encoding nucleoside recognition protein, whose amino-acid sequence is MQSVVAELLSLLAEVAPRLARISAFIAAGVFAANVAVAFGLVRYVAGLSGRLTRPANLPNEVGTAILTTAASTTAGYATLAEYRESGLLDDRATLVAVVINTFFGFVQHVFTYYVPVMIPILGTEVGVVYVSARAGIALAITVTGVLLGGLFLSERNVDRAALADVEAGGPEDDDRGSRERVRDAATKSWATLRRIVPRLAVVYVVVIGLVTNYDVDSLTRIAEPITGVLGLPGEAVPVIAVYTLDTTAGAVTIAGAEPGTFTTRTAVATLLIGGILSFAVSTFRRSIPFQYGIWGAEFGTKVIAVNTALKLCFISLTVALLLAPVW
- a CDS encoding sugar phosphate isomerase/epimerase, translated to MDIGITVGDDLDRLAASSDRFDFCELGLGEPTLVPEDADPDRVADALCGRDLCVHLPYSQRLASYAPEINDAIVAYQRRLLDGAGDLGASKAVLHATSADRDDVEFREVAADQLRRVADAGRDAGVEVVVENVGHQHEGLQLSVLAEIAEDADVPICFDVGHAYMEGGNKAIQRFLRRHGDRVSHLHCHDVRRRGDTHLPVGAGEVDYGHVETHLPEFDGTVALEVFTDDETLLLDSAERVASRLGAEF